GCCGGAAAACATTGCCATCACTAGACCTTCCTAAGGTATTTCTTGCAGGTTTGAATTATGCCTAACATAAGAGCTATTTTCAGGAAGCAAACTTTGCTTATCCATACTTTGTTGGATTTTATTTTGTGCCTGCTGTTGTAACAAGTCATTGTGGTTTCGACTCATTGTCCTATTAATGCAGAATTTGTGTTCACTTGATCAATTTTTGATTTAGATGGTATTGTGTCTTAAGTTATAACTTTTCCGTGTTCCTGCAGGTGAGGAAGAACAAGTTTATTGAAATTCTTCCAATAAATGTTGGGTGTTTAGGTGCTTGTACTTATTGCAAGACAAAGCATGCTCGTGGTCATCTTGGAAGCTACATGGTTGAAAGCCTTGTGAGTTTGCTGAACTGACATGCATCTACAAAATTATTCTCTCAAGATGCCTCTTAAAATCATAATATTTGCAGGTAGAACGTGTAAGAACAGTTATCTCTGAGGGAGTCAAGGAGATCTGGTTGAGCAGTGAAGACACTGGTGCATATGGTAAATTCATGAGATTTGTTTTTGGTAAACAATTTTAGTTAAATATGTGGCTGTTGGTCTTGATTTTTGAACTGAAATTGACTTATATTATAAGTTTACTTTGTGGAAAATGTCAAATATATTAATTACTATATTTCACTAGATTATTGTGAGCAAGAAGCATTTCTCTTCTTCTACTTGATCAAATTCAACATTGCACTTCTGTGACAAAGCATAACAATTAGCTGTTACTTTAACTTGGAAAAAAGTCGACAAATATTCTTTTCCTCTGTAAAGGTCTAATTACAAATGACAAATGTTTTTCTTGGTGCATGGTTTGCCTCTAACTGTTAGAAGCAAGTTTTCATGTTTGTTTTGGGTTATTATTTGAACAACATAAAGTGTGGTGAATTATAGAACTTTATTCTTCACATGCTTTTTGCTGATCAGATTGCCTTAGCTATAGCTGAAACTTGCAAAAATTGCAGGTCGGGATATTGGAACAAATCTTCCACTTCTTCTGAACGCTATTATCGCAGAACTTCCTCCTGATAGAAGTACCATGCTTCGCATTGGCATGACTAATCCACCTTATATACTTGAGCATTTGAAAGACATTGCTAAAGTTTTGTGTCACCCATGTGTATATTCGTTTTTACATGTACCTGTTCAATCTGGGAGTGATTCTGTCCTAACAGTAAGTTGGAAAACCATATTTTGTCTTCAAGTCTCCATAAGTAGCAATTTCTCTTCCCTTTTTTCTGTATTTGAGATGTTAATGAGATATACTAAGGTGCCCAAGTCATGACGGTCGTAAAAACCTGATGGGATGTCTTCTGATAATGTCAGGCAATGAATCGTGAATACAATGTCAATGAGTTCAGAAAAGTGGTTGACACTCTGAAGGAACTTGTTCCTGGGATGCAAATTGCTACCGACATAATATGTGGATTCCCAGGTAAtagtttattttgttttagtaGGGTCAGCGATGGACTTCAGATTTTTCTTTATGCATAGTTTTATTGCATGTCTGCTTTTCAGCTGAGATTCTGATTAAATAGTTGAATAGTTGGGAGGGGCCTTAAGATCGTTCGATGTACACCTTTCGAATACCTGCTCTTAGTACTATTTTTTACTGTATTTTTTTTATCTCCACAATACTTCTAAATATTTCCTGCATGTTTTAGGTGAAACTGATGAAGATTTTGCACAAACTGTCAGTCTTATAAAAGAGTACCAGTTTGCTCAAGTTCATATATCACAGTTTTATCCCCGACCAGGTGCGTGTAGACGTCTTAGTAACACTTAACAGTTCATTCATTATTTAGTGGTATATCTTGCTAGTTTATCAGTCAAAGATTTTGTTACAAAATGCCCATAAAAAAATATGAGGACATATTACAAATCACAGTCCTGtgcttaaaatatttttttagcatTCTTACTAGCAGATGATTATTATTTAAACTGGGTACCTTGTCTGGTATGTCACTGTACCTGGACCAGTTTCTTTGAGACAAATTACATTATCATTCTACTGAGAAACTAAGATATCCAAATATACGCTGGATACTCGTTATGTACATTTGAGGAGGGAGATTCAGGGATGCTGGTGCAAGTATATGTTTCAATTGTTTCCACAAGCATTGAAGCTGCTaactttggtggtcattcaggaaCACCTGCTGCAAGATTGAAGAAAGTCCCCAGCACAGTGGTGAAGAATCGCAGTCGTGAACTAACCACTGTTTTTGAGTCATTTTCACCATACCAGGGAATGGAAGGTCAAATTGTGAGGATATGGATTACCGAAATTGCTACTGATGGAATTCATTTGGTAAGTCAGCCATCTTATCCCGTTTGGATAATCATCAAGAATATGCATAATTTACTTTTTGCATCCGAGGCATTAGTCAATGTCTTTAACCAAATAAGGATACTGTATCACTGTCTCACTCAAATCAGTTTCCATTCTTATCACAGGTGGGCCATACCAAGGGATACATCCAAGTGCTTGTGGTTGCTCCCGAGAGTATGTTGGGGACCTCAGTCAATTCAAAGATCACATCTGTTGGAAGGTGGTCTGCTTTTGGTGAAGTAATTGACACCCCAGCTATGGTAAATAAAGGCACACACCCAGAGAACCCTAAAGTGGGATCTTCTCTTCACTCCAATTCATGCAACAGTTGTGAGTGCTCAAGGGATCCTGAACCCTGCCAGTGTCGTCTCCCGGAATCATGTGTTCAGCAAACCTGTACCGCCAGCCATGTAGATCCTATCGACATTGTTATGGATCGAAATCACACGGGGAGAAATTTTATTGGCTCAATTCAGTCTCTGCTGGTGCGGAAAAGATCATGCGGACCAGAGAAGAAAAGCGAGGGTAACACATTTAAGTCATCAAACGACCATCAAACAGAAGGAACCAGAAGAAAATTAGTTGCCGTGGATTATATGTTGCTGAGTGGAATGGCACTTAGCTTTCTCACCAGTGTAGTTTTGCTAATTTTGATTTCCTCAAAGATGATGTCCTGACAAAGAGATTAAGGTGTCAATTTTGTATGGCTGTATGCTTTGCTAATGCTACGTCCATCTTCCTCGAGCCATCATCCTTTTTACTTGACAGAAACAGGGCAGGTTTTTTGAAGCTCCATGTTGCAGTTTGTACTTTTGGGGCTCGATAAGTTTATTGTCGAAAAATGAAACATAATCTGTGTATTTGATTTACATgactaatgaaatgcaaactattgACTGCTTACAAATTACAGGAGAGAGAGCGATGATTGTTGAATCAGGCAAATTCATCCTTATCACAAGTCTGGGTATAAGATACAGACATTCCAATATCACAGGTTGAAGCATATCTACCATCCAATTACCCTGTTCTTGAAGAAGTGAAAGAATTCTAGTGTTTCTTTTTCCCTAAAAACAAGAAATAATATTTGCTCTCTGTTTTGCATATTTTGTAACCTATTTTGATTCAGCCCCCCCTTTTCTTTAACAAGATGATAGTCTACAAAAAATTGCTTTCTAAATTTATAGTTTTAGTTCTTTCTCTTTGTTTGCTAAACCATTAAATCTATTTATAGTGatgactaaaaaaaaaaagaagtaaaaataattttgacaaaagaatcCCAACAAAATCTAAGGAGACTTGTAGTTGAAGATGTAATCCCTAATACACCCATCTAACCCTATCAAACCTCCATTCATAAACATTAGCATCACATCCAAGCACCGCGTGACATGTCTTGTTGCCTAGCATCACCAACCCTAACACACTCGAGGAAGGCTCGAGTGGGGGGTTTTGCCCTTCTGGAAGCTGAGCCACCCATACACACTCTCGCATCTTTTCTTAATGGCCGCCCATTCGCCGAAGCCTACAGAAAAGGACATGGAAGGACGCAAACAAATGAACGATGACCAGCAGCAGTAGGAAATGATGAGATAAAGACATCGGTAGTTGCACTGTGTGATGTCATTTGACCACCTGCAACCAACTGCCACCGCCCTCTGCCTCTCCTTTCTTTTAAGCCTTCGTCTGTGGCCATCATATCTGCCCAAGTTGGTAGAGCACGGGGAGGGTTTGGGTGGGGTTCTTTGCCCTCTTAAATTGCTGGGCAGTGGTAGAGagtgaaagaaagagagagagagagggggagcaTATAGATGTTGGATGGTCAATGGAGGGGAATAAGTAAGCTTTCGAGGACACATTAAAGATCCATTTTGTGGTCGAGACGGTGTAACTTGCAAGGTTGTCAAGAGGGCATAAGCTTTTCCTCTGCACTTTGGAGATCAGTTTGTGGTGGAGGTAGTAGTGTGTCCTGGAAGGTGATCCTACTGAAAGTTCTTCTAGATTTAAGTGCACTTTGATGGTCCTCCATTTTATGGTTCATATGATTTCTCTCCAAAGGTGAAGCCACATCAATTTTCTGGACACAGTTTGCAGGAGCGTTGGAAGGCTTAAAACTATGTTTCTTTTTCAGGTCGAGATAATTTCTCTTGCAAGGTGAAAGTTTACTGACACAAAAAAAATTACAggattttatgttctcttcagATACAAAAGCACTTTGAGGATCATCTTATGgttgatatatataattttctcgAAACTATATTAA
This genomic stretch from Musa acuminata AAA Group cultivar baxijiao chromosome BXJ3-9, Cavendish_Baxijiao_AAA, whole genome shotgun sequence harbors:
- the LOC135648506 gene encoding uncharacterized protein LOC135648506, which translates into the protein MEDIEDLVGAGAPPGLRLPVTAVGIKPKRKPKARLVRDPVDPGPQVPGTQTIYVKTFGCSHNQSDSEYMAGQLSAFGYAVTEDPQEADLWLINTCTVKSPSQSAMTTLISKCKTAKKPLVVAGCVPQGSRDLKELEGISIIGVQQIDRVVEVVEETLKGHEVRLLSRKTLPSLDLPKVRKNKFIEILPINVGCLGACTYCKTKHARGHLGSYMVESLVERVRTVISEGVKEIWLSSEDTGAYGRDIGTNLPLLLNAIIAELPPDRSTMLRIGMTNPPYILEHLKDIAKVLCHPCVYSFLHVPVQSGSDSVLTAMNREYNVNEFRKVVDTLKELVPGMQIATDIICGFPGETDEDFAQTVSLIKEYQFAQVHISQFYPRPGTPAARLKKVPSTVVKNRSRELTTVFESFSPYQGMEGQIVRIWITEIATDGIHLVGHTKGYIQVLVVAPESMLGTSVNSKITSVGRWSAFGEVIDTPAMVNKGTHPENPKVGSSLHSNSCNSCECSRDPEPCQCRLPESCVQQTCTASHVDPIDIVMDRNHTGRNFIGSIQSLLVRKRSCGPEKKSEGNTFKSSNDHQTEGTRRKLVAVDYMLLSGMALSFLTSVVLLILISSKMMS